The genomic segment ACGGTTCTTTCGCAGTTGAATCTTCATTGTCTCGGATATTTTCATGGTGTACGTTGTTACTTGTATCATTTAAACATTCCAAGTTGACACCAGTTAGCTTATCACCACTGAAATCTacaatttctttatttctaattgAACAATCTCTTCCAGCTTCTTCACTTTTCCTTATCCTATGGGAGCCATCTACTTCTTGACCAACTGCAGAATGACTGACTTTTTCAAGGGGACCATCACCATCTTTTGCCTCTGAAATTTCTAGGTTTATACGGTCTGACTTGGTTCCAACTAAGCTTTCATTAGGTGTCTTTGCTTCCATCTTTTCTATCTTTTCCCCTATGCTCTGCCATCCTTTACTAGCACTTGCCTCTTTGGCTTCACCACTAAAACTCCCATAGGCACTCACTCTTTCATGGTGCACATCATTTTCCTTCACAAAATCTTTCTGGTACCCTGTATTCTTTTCACAATTGTTATTGGCAACAACCTCTGCACTAAAAGAGTCTGCAGGGTTGGCATTTCTGTCATTATTGTCATTGACCAAAATACTGCAAGCACTGTGTGAACCTTTAGCACTCATGATGCTTACGTTGCCACGTTTTGATCAAACAATGAGATTCTGCTCTCAGAAACTGCTTTTTCACGATTGTCCGCTATATCCTCACTCTGCATCATTTTGGTAGCTTGTCAATAAAGGTATTTGAGCCTATCTCCAAACAAATAACATATTAGTGCATGTAATTTGAGAAACTTCAATCTCTGCATCATTTTCTGGTAGCTTGTCAATAAAGTGTGTTACCTGCTAACCTCATACAGTGTGTAATATAAAGGAATGAAAGACAAGTTTTTGTAGATCTGGGTTATTTGCTATCTTGTTTATATAACAAACAAATAACATATTAGTACATGTAATTTGATATAATTCAATCAACTCCCTTGACATTCTCAAGAGAATCTGCATTTTAGAACTAGCTTGTACATTACTAAATTGGAGAATGTGTTACCTGCTAAGAGAATTGGAATATAAATAAACTTATGTgtgtaacatatataaaggaatgAGAATGATTACTACAAATATTTTGTAGCAAATGGGGTTTAGGTTCTCAATAAAATGGGTTGATATCAAATAAACTTCTGAAATAAAACTCAAATACAGTTTACAGATATTTAAAGTGCGCCAACAAAACTCGGAAATGAAGATAACATATTCCAAAAGTAACAAAACTGACACGGATGGGATTAAATCTCAGGAGCTTTGATTTATACCTATCAAAATATTAATCCGGAAAAAAGGAGAAGGCATAAAAACAGTACCCCTTTTGCAGAATGGTGAAAGATTGGCAGAACTAGCTGCCTAGTACTTGCAAGAAAAGGTCAAGCTCATAAAGAAGTCTAGATACCTTCCATACAGCTAGCCACGTAACATAAGCAAATACATGACAAGACCAAGTCTTTCACTTATTGCTACTTCAAGAACCACCACCCGATTTATTTTCTTTGTCACAATAAATTAAAGGGAAAGAAACTCAAGAGAACTTGAACAGATGACCAACATAATACCATAAATTCCAGTCCCATAACCTCTTATAACACAAACCAACAGTTGGAACACACAAGAACCTGCAGTACAGtaaaatatacatatgcatacatcTTACCTGGCTCCCAACTTTCTCCCTATCCCTCGCACTACTCCCCCACTTAACTCAAGGGACGTATATATTTTGATCAGGTCAATcaacataaatatattatatacagTGTATGCTCCGATCAGAAATAGAGCTGAAGAGGACTAAATCTttcgccataacacatcattcAACTGAGAATAGCTCAATCTTACAAGTTTTGTTATATACGATtaagatacattttttttttttttttttttgatgacatgaaaatagctcaaaaccaCACAGAGAGGTAACaaggcaagccccgtgcgacgagaAATTTGATGATGAATTAGTGCCAAGTTACCTAAATAAATCACTTGTTTCTGATTCTCATAATCAATATAGTTCTCTACATCCCCCGAGGCTTTCGTCTAGTGGTAACATTGCAGCTTGCAACATGTGGATTAGGCGCACAACATGGGTTCAAATGTTGCCACATAcggtatttaagtggagaagggtggAACGGGGCCATATCTGCCGAGTTTCAAACCAAGTGCCACTAGCCAGGGTTTTCTCggttatcaaaagaaaaaaaattctttaaataaAGGTAGGATTAATTTATTTCGTATGATGTTCGTTTAGCTTTCCCTTATTCAGGACTAATTTCCTTATCTTTTCCTTACTTTACTAGTCTTGTTCAATTGCATGTTAGGCCTAAAGGAATCAAgcaaaattacaaaatataagttATGCATATATTGGCCTTCGTCAATTTGATCGCACAAAGTTGTCAAGTAGGCATGTAGACTGCTGCAAGACCGACTAGGCCCAAGCATCAAGGTTCAATTTCAGTGGACATGTAACAACTTGAAGAACAAAAACCTAAAATATGAACAGTACCATAAAGATTGATTCAGTAGTATCTAAAGATACTCAAGCTGAAGGAATTTATGATGTGGCTGAAAGTCTTTTATTTATAAGGAACTAAATAAATATGGCTGAGACAGACAGAGACACATTAAGTTATAACTCAATTAAGTCAGGCACCAAATGACTATAAAGCAAGATATACTGAAAGCTCACCACAAACAAAGGCCAATTGAAAATGAAGATACCTCAGAAAAAAGGCTGACATGATACTGGCATAGGGAAGCAGATGAAAGTGCTCAACTACTTCTGTAGTGGACCAACCACCAGAACTCCTTTTCACCAGTGGGCCTTGTAAACTACAGAGATAAAACAGTTATCACTTTACTTTTTCTAGTAGCAACAGTACTAGAATATATGAATCAATGCTATTCAAAAATTATATAAGCAATTATGCCTTTTGACTTTACATAGTTGATAAGTATGGGATCACAGTTGGGGTTGGAGAATTAGAGATATTGTCTTGCTTTTATGGTGTGGTTTGTGGAGGGATATCATGAAGGGATGGGATTATTTCCCGGAAAATATATCATTCAAGGTAGGACAAGAGAGTATATCCTTTTGGGGACACAATTGGTGTGGGAATATTTTCTTGAAGGATGAATTCCACAGTCTCTATATAATATCTTGCCAAAGAGACTTGACAATTCAATAGATTAGGGGGACAAAAGGTGGAAAGACTTTTTGGGATTTGAGATTTTCAAGATTGGGAAGTGAGTGAGTTTCCTAGATTGACAGACTTACTTCACAGGCAAGTCAATCCGGCGGTTAATCCCGATGTGTGGTGGTGGGGCTTGGGAAATAATGGAGTGTTCTCTGTGAAGTCTTTTTATGAGAAACTTTTGGTTAGTTGATTTCCCATGTAATGCAATATGGGTTCTAAGTGTGCCGAGAAAGGTTTGTTTTTTCAATTGGCTAGCCTCTAGAGGGGTGATTTTGACCGTAGAAAATCTTAAAAGGCGGAAAGTTGTCTACGTCAGTTGGTGTTACATGTGCAAGGAGACGAGCGAGGACATAGATCACCTTCTTCTACGTTGCAGGCTTACCATGAGATTATGGTGGGATATGTTTAGGTGGTTTCACACACATTGGGTAATGCCAATAAATGTGAAAGATTTGATGTTCAGGTGGAAGAGCCAGAGGAGGAGAAGACGAAGGGCTTGGAACGTGGTACCGCTTGCGTTAATGTGGGTAGTGTGGAGCGAGAGAGAAATAGGAGAGCTTTTGAAGGAGTAGAGTCGAGTTTCTCTCAGTTGAGGAGTAGCCTCCGTTCTCTTATttacttttggtgtaaacaaAAAGTTCCTAGTTGTATAGAGGAttggagaggggggggggggggggagtttgtagagaatcatattttgtaaattctTGATCTTTTGGTATACCCTTTGTATACAGCCGTTGTGGGAATgattatgaatgaaaatatttttacctgatcaaaaaaaattagggtttgTTCTTTGACTGTAAGTTCATCAATGTTAGACTCATAAAAACACAACATGAAATTACAATCTTCAAACTCGGCATAGTTAATGCCAACTTTGAGTTGCTCTTCAGCTAACAAgagtgtatacaaatgaatcaTTCTACTGATTCACATGATTCTATCAAAGAAAGTAAATCTTGATGAACTTGGGGAACCATCACATCATTTCTTCACAAGAAAGTAGCAGTATCATCTTATagtaccagtttcaaaaaaaaaaaagtagcagTGTCATCAAACAAATGAGCTATTCTAAGACTGGAGATACAAGAGTTCTTATCGAAAAAAGCCCATCTTTACAATACCCTTgataaaaaattggaaaaaaaaaaaacaattattcTCTAAGACAAAGCAGTTAAATGGCAAGAACTAACCTCTTGAGAGTCTCCTTGACAGGATTTTGATTGTCCTGATTGGCTGATTGGGTACATTGCATGATGTAAAAGCAAGAGGATGTCTTCTCTTTAGTTAGTGAATATACCACATGCTCCTCCAAAACCATAAGGTCAGACCGAGAAATACCTGTTCCATGTCAAGCAAAGTATCATACATGACACAACGCTCCCTAAATCAGGACAAACCTGTAACTCAAGCAGTTCATTTTTATAAAACAGAACAGAAAGATCGCACTGCCTAGGTCAATGCTCTGTCGATCAATTCTTTCTCTGCTCAGGCATGAGAAAACTCTACTTAAGAGACTTGTCCAAGCAAAGGCATTCTAAGAACTTACGAAATCAACTTATGATTGTCTGGTTAACCTAGAACAGTCGAGGACAATACTTTTGCCAATCTAAGAAATATATTACAAATAATTATGAAATTCACGTACCTGTAGCATCCTTGACAGCTATAAATGCAAGCTGCTGAAAGCCAGAGTCATCATCTTTTTGCTCTACTGTCACTGGTCTTATGTTGGTTCGCTTCTTTTTGTGTAGATGTTTTGTCTCCACCTCACCTTCTATTTCAGCAGTGGGAAGGTCAAGGCATTTTTCGAGGAGAGACCAGACCCCTTCAGTAACAGAACCAAAAAGCAGCcaacaattttctttcttagaGTCTAGTAGTAGGACAGATACTTTTGCAATTAGCCATTCGTTCATAGACGGAACATCTTTTGATGCATCCAAAGCCCAAGATATATTGCAAGCATCTTGGATTGCTTTTTCAGTCACTGAGAGATCATTGTCCGTGTCCTTGGAGCCAGTTGTATTGGATTGATTCGTAAACTTCATGTATGACACCAACACTGGCCTCAGAGTCATGGCCAACTTGCAAAATGACTCAAAATCTAAAAATTGTGCCTGTGGATTTTGCTTCCTCTGGTAGTAGTTGTAAAGCAACACAACAGCATGCAACTGAAGAAGCAAAAGAATTCAAAAGTCAACTGAAAATCTTATTGGACAACTTACATTTTATATAAAGTTGCCAAAGCTGATCCATTACtccaatataaaaaataaaaataaaaataaaaataaaaatatatatatatatatatagagagagagagagagaaaagtcaGGTGGACTATGCCAAGGACTACAGGAGGGCTACTAGAATGTTGGAACAGTACTGGAGGATTTGCTAGACAGAAAAAGTGGTGGCAAATAGTACCTACGTGTGTGGTGGCTGTGTAGGAGAGAAACTGAAGAGGCTTTGAAGATAACTACAACCCAATACAGAAGATCAAGATGAattgtttgtttttgtttcaCTTCTGGTGGCGTAAAGAAGAATTACTGAATGATGCTAAATGCTTGAAAGGTACTATAGGATCCTTGTAAGGAggagtttttttcttttttgaaatggtacatatggtttctgcacaaTCTTTGAGCTGATGATCAATTATATTATTACCTTTCTCAAAAAACTTACATTCTGTACATATACAAAAACAGTGGAGAAGATAAAAGCCACATGAAGCAGCAAACCGATTAACGGACAGCAATAACAACTATGCCTCAATCTTAAACCAGTTGTGTCCAAACTGATAATAAAAAATCTTAAATACTGCCTCAAATTTGATACAGGAAGAAATTATAGGTAACAAAGGGATACCAACAAAAGATTCAAGATCATCAGTAGGCTATACGCATTTGTAATGCTGCTGGACATCAAGTGAACAAGGAAATCAACCTAAATAAATTTGCTAACCGGTTTACTGTAGAAACAATTCAACCTCTGtctctttcttttatatattcccCCTTTTCTGCTATCTATCACAAATTAGTATCCTTCAACATTGAAAGAGCAGGACATGGAACATCTGTACCTTCATCTAAAATAAGAGATATATAGTTTATTACTTATTTCCATTCTCTGCTTACGGTTTCTTTCAGGTGTGTGTTGGTGACAGTGAAAGACGTTCAAGGCATACAAATTAATCTTCTCCATTCCAAGAATGTTTCTAAATTGCCTTCAACTGAACTAACTTTATAACAGGTTGATGAGAACTGAGAAACAAGACGGAAGTCCAATCTCGTTATTCAAACACACTGTTACTGTAACATAGCCTCAAAAGTCTTAAATAAAAGCTACGTTAAAAAGGAATACTAAGTTATTTTTATGTTatcattgtcaaaaaaaaaaaaaatatcgtatatatatttttcaaatgtcAAGGGTCAgaaatcatgccaaaaagaatacCATGCAATGAGTATACAAGGTAAAGAGAGAACCCGCATCCTTAGGAAAGGGTGAGAGGAAACCAAAGAAGACCTGTTTGGCTACAGACTGCTGCTGAGAAAGAGAGGGAGCTTCCTTAACGGCGGATGTTCTCAAAGGCAACAGAGGACCAACTAAGTTTTCCAGCAATGTATTCACCACTTCCTCTGTAGAAATCAACTCTGATGCCATTCTTATCCTTTGCTCAGCAAGAAAACAAgctaataaaaataaagaaccaAAATCAGATAGTCCGATGTGAGTTGCTTCGTGGTTTTACTATTCTACAGTTGTAAAAAGGAATGCCAAATAGAGATTTCCACACAAAATGCAGAATCATGTAGGAGGGATAGAAAGATCAGCGAAAGTAAATAAGCAAACACTACAACAAGCCCAGTTCCAATCAAATACAACGTAAAATATTACACTAATTAGCTAGAGGAAAGTCTCTACAAAAGAGCAGCTTGTTGGGACCACCAAAACACTAGCGCAATCACTACAATACACCCATTGTCAATCAACTAgatataaaatattactccc from the Lycium ferocissimum isolate CSIRO_LF1 chromosome 11, AGI_CSIRO_Lferr_CH_V1, whole genome shotgun sequence genome contains:
- the LOC132038250 gene encoding uncharacterized protein LOC132038250 — its product is MEMYSSCFLAEQRIRMASELISTEEVVNTLLENLVGPLLPLRTSAVKEAPSLSQQQSVAKQLHAVVLLYNYYQRKQNPQAQFLDFESFCKLAMTLRPVLVSYMKFTNQSNTTGSKDTDNDLSVTEKAIQDACNISWALDASKDVPSMNEWLIAKVSVLLLDSKKENCWLLFGSVTEGVWSLLEKCLDLPTAEIEGEVETKHLHKKKRTNIRPVTVEQKDDDSGFQQLAFIAVKDATGISRSDLMVLEEHVVYSLTKEKTSSCFYIMQCTQSANQDNQNPVKETLKSLQGPLVKRSSGGWSTTEVVEHFHLLPYASIMSAFFLRYLHFQLAFVCGELSVYLALYSLHAYLTTLCDQIDEGQYMHNLYFVILLDSFRPNMQLNKTSKKRGNVSIMSAKGSHSACSILVNDNNDRNANPADSFSAEVVANNNCEKNTGYQKDFVKENDVHHERVSAYGSFSGEAKEASASKGWQSIGEKIEKMEAKTPNESLVGTKSDRINLEISEAKDGDGPLEKVSHSAVGQEVDGSHRIRKSEEAGRDCSIRNKEIVDFSGDKLTGVNLECLNDTSNNVHHENIRDNEDSTAKEPCANINRPRTLEEKAEELVKSTKSCEINDFNDKELAGACREPLEVQMNDGYSSSPTRPQRMDIDACIPCSKNGNNSKDCKLTTEVYQHQNKRMRESGGEIIGSGVICKAPRTDEGKADKECGLSATSPNQNGISVAHTALVPYKHESMDIGDLPTVLASKEKALTQISLDILLHKREKLLYPFAFISLQYHQQLKIGDEMALCDKSIQRIFEGGKDNLPLKLDTVLDFSEEMRLKDRAAIQEGHQPDEELGVLQSMSERKLSKAVRTPRRACQDLYQICCVNNWMVPSYSQSATDGGFNAIVTVRGPKFLCSCESDLQPSSSEARESAAFQMITNLQPKADNAH